One Tamlana carrageenivorans genomic region harbors:
- a CDS encoding restriction endonuclease subunit S: MREGWEVKTLDEICEKIFAGGDKPKDSFSEIKTEEYNVPIYANGEKNKGLYGYTKKPRVLKPSITVSARGTIGYSEIRREPFYPIVRLIVLTPNLNCTFSEFLQYFLGGLDFKNSGTSIPQLTVPMIKKYKIPIPPLQEQQQIVAILDKAFKAIDQAKANIEKNIENAKELFQSKLNAIFSQKGDGWEEKTLGEVVKYDKTKYSATNRPYVGLENIESNTGTYLGSLEAHEVKSSTFQFDERHVLYGRLRPYLNKVLVPKFAGHCSTEIFPILPGQEVLREFLFYWLMSPLIVSKIDATWTGARMPRANMNEVIKFKINITSIENQKEIIKELTLLKIEIKNLESKYKNLINNIEELKKSILQKAFAGELTSKEVVV; encoded by the coding sequence ATGAGAGAGGGATGGGAAGTGAAAACTTTAGATGAAATTTGTGAAAAAATTTTTGCAGGTGGAGATAAGCCGAAAGATAGTTTTTCAGAAATTAAAACTGAAGAATATAATGTGCCTATTTATGCTAATGGAGAAAAAAACAAAGGGCTTTACGGTTATACTAAAAAACCGAGAGTTTTAAAACCAAGTATAACAGTTTCTGCTAGAGGTACTATAGGTTATTCAGAAATTAGGAGAGAGCCATTTTATCCTATAGTTAGGCTGATAGTACTCACTCCAAATTTAAATTGTACATTTTCCGAGTTTTTGCAATATTTTCTAGGTGGGTTAGATTTTAAGAATAGTGGAACTTCAATTCCTCAGTTAACTGTTCCGATGATAAAAAAATATAAAATCCCAATCCCACCACTCCAAGAACAACAACAAATCGTTGCCATTTTAGATAAAGCATTTAAAGCCATAGACCAAGCCAAAGCCAATATTGAAAAAAATATAGAGAATGCTAAGGAATTGTTTCAGTCTAAATTGAATGCTATTTTTAGTCAGAAAGGTGATGGTTGGGAGGAGAAGACTTTGGGGGAGGTTGTGAAATATGACAAAACAAAATATTCAGCTACCAACAGACCTTATGTGGGTTTAGAAAATATAGAATCTAATACAGGTACATATTTAGGGTCTTTGGAAGCTCATGAAGTTAAGAGTTCAACATTTCAATTTGATGAAAGGCACGTTTTATATGGGCGATTGAGACCATATTTAAATAAAGTATTAGTGCCTAAATTTGCTGGTCATTGCTCAACAGAAATATTTCCTATTCTGCCTGGTCAAGAAGTATTAAGAGAATTTCTTTTCTATTGGTTAATGTCTCCACTTATTGTTTCAAAAATAGATGCAACTTGGACTGGAGCTAGAATGCCGAGGGCTAATATGAATGAGGTGATTAAATTTAAAATTAATATTACTTCTATAGAAAATCAAAAAGAAATTATAAAAGAACTCACTTTATTGAAGATTGAAATTAAAAATCTAGAGTCAAAATATAAAAATCTAATTAATAATATTGAAGAACTCAAAAAATCAATATTACAAAAAGCTTTTGCGGGAGAGTTAACAAGCAAGGAGGTAGTAGTATAA
- a CDS encoding N-6 DNA methylase: MFEQIFKNIDDLLYKDSGADSELDYIGQTSWVMFLRYLDELEQDKADEAELKGQEYHFILAEEYRWNTWAMPKDAAGNLDNHAALTGPDLVQFVDGKLFPYLAGFKQTADSPQTIEYKIGEIFSELKNKIQSGYNLREILGYADELPFRSTKDKHELSHLYESKIKNMGNAGRNGGQYYTPRPLIRAMIQVVNPQMGETIYDGAAGSCGFLCEAYEYMYERMDKTTSNLKTLQENTFYGKEKKNLAYVIGIMNMILHGIEAPNIIHTNTLGENIRDIQEKDRYHVILANPPFGGKERKEVQQNFDIKTGETAFLFMQHFLKSLKTGGRAAVVIKNTVLSNTDNASVALRKLILEGCNLHTILDMPSGTFLGAGVKTVVLFLTKGEPTKNIWYYQLDPGRNMGKTNPLNDKDLEEFVSLQQTKPETEQSWNLRMADVDGTTFDLSVKNPNTPEEAPLRSPEVILAEMERLDAETNCILNSIKELI; the protein is encoded by the coding sequence ATGTTCGAACAAATATTTAAAAATATAGACGATCTTTTATATAAAGATTCTGGTGCAGATAGTGAGTTAGATTATATAGGGCAAACCTCTTGGGTGATGTTCTTAAGATATTTAGACGAATTAGAGCAAGATAAAGCAGACGAGGCAGAATTAAAAGGGCAAGAGTATCATTTTATTCTAGCAGAAGAATACCGTTGGAATACTTGGGCAATGCCTAAAGATGCAGCAGGTAATCTAGATAACCATGCAGCCCTAACGGGTCCAGACTTAGTACAATTTGTAGATGGTAAATTATTCCCTTATTTGGCAGGCTTTAAACAAACTGCCGATAGTCCTCAAACCATAGAATATAAAATAGGTGAAATCTTTTCAGAGCTTAAAAATAAAATTCAGAGTGGGTATAACTTACGAGAAATTTTAGGCTATGCAGACGAGTTGCCGTTTCGTAGTACAAAAGACAAGCACGAGCTTAGTCATTTATACGAAAGTAAAATTAAAAACATGGGCAATGCAGGTCGTAATGGAGGGCAATATTACACCCCTAGACCGCTAATTAGAGCCATGATTCAAGTAGTAAACCCACAAATGGGAGAAACTATTTATGACGGTGCAGCAGGCTCTTGTGGTTTCTTATGCGAAGCCTACGAGTACATGTACGAGCGCATGGACAAAACCACTAGCAACCTTAAAACCTTACAAGAAAACACCTTTTATGGTAAGGAGAAAAAGAACCTTGCCTACGTTATTGGTATTATGAACATGATACTTCATGGTATAGAAGCTCCTAATATTATACACACCAATACATTAGGAGAAAATATACGAGACATTCAAGAAAAGGATCGTTATCATGTTATTCTTGCTAATCCACCATTCGGAGGTAAAGAACGTAAAGAAGTACAGCAAAACTTCGATATAAAAACAGGAGAAACGGCATTCTTGTTTATGCAGCACTTTTTAAAGAGCTTAAAAACAGGAGGGCGTGCAGCGGTAGTTATTAAAAATACGGTATTAAGTAATACAGATAATGCTTCGGTTGCTTTGCGTAAACTCATTTTAGAAGGCTGTAATCTACATACCATTCTAGATATGCCAAGTGGTACGTTTTTAGGGGCTGGTGTAAAAACGGTGGTGTTGTTTTTAACTAAAGGAGAACCAACTAAAAACATTTGGTATTACCAACTTGACCCTGGACGTAATATGGGTAAAACAAACCCTTTAAACGATAAGGATTTAGAGGAATTTGTAAGCCTACAACAAACCAAACCAGAAACAGAACAGTCTTGGAACTTACGTATGGCAGATGTAGACGGCACTACCTTCGATTTAAGTGTTAAAAACCCCAACACCCCAGAAGAAGCACCATTACGTTCACCAGAGGTTATTTTAGCAGAAATGGAGCGTTTGGATGCTGAAACGAATTGTATTTTGAATTCTATAAAGGAGTTGATATGA
- a CDS encoding NUMOD1 domain-containing DNA-binding protein, whose translation MKKNNGNSLGVIYTVKCEISGEMYVGATTDSVQQRKLDHNNRAMRGENHPFAQAIATYGANAFTWNQTDTASSIDELAKKEVETIKKLKENHKLYNADRGGGFKKTIYQYSKNDGSLIASYDSLEEAAKSVNASNTSISNACLGYNKSCLGYFWSYNLYNTYKGEDRRLKKVQQFAIPSGLLLNTFNSVAEASRQTGVSKTCISRVCRGEREKSGGFLWKYKS comes from the coding sequence ATGAAGAAGAATAATGGGAATTCGTTAGGTGTAATTTACACGGTTAAATGTGAAATTTCAGGAGAAATGTATGTTGGTGCCACTACAGATTCAGTCCAACAGAGAAAGTTAGATCATAATAATCGGGCAATGAGGGGTGAGAACCACCCCTTTGCTCAAGCCATTGCTACTTACGGAGCTAACGCCTTTACTTGGAATCAGACAGATACAGCATCCAGTATAGATGAACTCGCTAAAAAGGAGGTTGAAACTATTAAAAAACTTAAGGAAAATCATAAATTATATAATGCAGATAGAGGCGGAGGTTTTAAGAAAACTATATATCAGTATTCTAAAAATGATGGTAGTTTAATAGCTTCATATGATAGTTTAGAAGAAGCTGCTAAATCAGTTAATGCATCAAATACCTCTATAAGTAATGCGTGTTTAGGGTATAACAAATCTTGTTTAGGTTATTTCTGGAGTTATAATCTTTATAATACCTATAAGGGTGAAGATAGACGTTTAAAAAAAGTGCAGCAATTTGCTATTCCTTCTGGACTTCTGTTAAATACATTTAATTCTGTAGCTGAGGCATCTAGGCAAACAGGAGTGTCTAAAACCTGTATTAGCCGTGTATGTCGCGGCGAGCGTGAAAAAAGCGGCGGATTTCTTTGGAAATACAAATCCTAA
- a CDS encoding DUF3871 family protein, with protein sequence MIQNQINNSEQLIVPEIEVVSATKKPFIEANTKAVKLVHLKKDCTIPVFSKDNECTIAHQEFIDIAQECASNIFSGHSISLPEVRVSHVVKGRIPSAIGKPVKELLEHEKTIYYERMMFAIEIPTISENVYGQSLKLTIGGVRAYNQENLYSKKSIEKFKFFIGFKNMVCCNLCVSSDGYVEELKVSSVLDLKNKIMELIGNYSMQTHLNAMRELPNHSLTEKQFAQFLGRCRLYNYLSKEEKAAIPLLSLTDGQLNMVARDYYQDESFCKDQKGNINMWKLFNLLTGANKSSYIDSFLGRNVNAFEIVQSLGNSIKNKERHWFLN encoded by the coding sequence ATGATACAGAATCAGATTAACAATAGTGAACAATTAATAGTTCCAGAAATAGAAGTAGTAAGTGCTACTAAAAAACCATTTATTGAGGCTAATACCAAAGCTGTTAAACTTGTACATCTTAAAAAGGATTGTACTATTCCAGTATTCTCTAAGGATAATGAGTGTACTATTGCACACCAAGAGTTTATAGATATAGCCCAAGAATGTGCTTCAAATATTTTTAGTGGTCATAGTATATCACTTCCAGAAGTACGAGTAAGCCATGTTGTTAAAGGTAGAATTCCGAGTGCAATTGGTAAACCTGTAAAGGAGTTACTAGAACACGAAAAAACCATTTATTACGAGCGTATGATGTTTGCTATTGAAATACCAACAATTTCCGAAAATGTGTATGGACAGTCCTTAAAACTGACAATAGGAGGCGTTAGAGCTTACAATCAGGAAAATCTTTACAGTAAGAAGTCCATTGAAAAATTTAAATTTTTCATAGGTTTTAAAAATATGGTGTGCTGTAATTTATGTGTGTCAAGTGATGGGTATGTCGAAGAATTAAAGGTGTCTAGTGTTTTAGATCTTAAAAATAAAATCATGGAACTCATCGGTAATTACAGTATGCAAACCCATTTAAACGCTATGAGAGAGTTGCCAAATCATTCACTTACAGAGAAGCAATTCGCTCAGTTTTTAGGTAGGTGTAGGTTGTATAATTATTTGTCAAAAGAGGAAAAAGCAGCAATACCATTGTTGAGCTTAACAGATGGGCAGTTAAATATGGTAGCACGGGATTATTACCAAGATGAAAGTTTTTGTAAAGACCAGAAAGGCAATATAAATATGTGGAAACTTTTTAATTTGTTAACAGGAGCTAATAAGAGTAGTTATATTGATTCCTTTTTAGGAAGAAATGTCAACGCTTTCGAGATAGTCCAATCGCTGGGGAATTCCATTAAAAATAAAGAGAGACATTGGTTTCTTAATTAA
- a CDS encoding AAA family ATPase has protein sequence MELQVAKRQEVKLRIGISGASGFGKTYSALLLGLGITGDYSKIAVIDTENGSASLYANMGNFNVLNLNPPYSPENYIKAIKLCENSGMEVVIIDSITHEWNGAGGCLDIHEQLGGRFQDWAKITPRHQAFIDAILQSKVHVITTVRRKIDYSMDVNSNGRTSVVKHGTKEITREGFEYELTANFEIVNDNHLARASKDRTGLFMNKPEFVINSSTGKRLMNWCNESTDLKTAQKEILNCETVEGLKHIYKKYPSLQSTILEDVLKRKSEIENLKEEIVAVDDITEPQNNLEDDTESD, from the coding sequence ATGGAATTACAAGTAGCAAAACGTCAAGAAGTAAAACTTAGAATTGGAATTTCGGGTGCTTCTGGTTTTGGAAAAACATATTCAGCCTTGCTTCTGGGCTTAGGTATAACAGGAGATTACAGTAAAATTGCTGTTATAGATACGGAAAATGGTTCTGCAAGCTTATATGCTAATATGGGGAATTTTAATGTGTTAAATCTAAATCCACCTTATTCGCCAGAAAACTATATTAAAGCTATTAAACTATGTGAAAATTCAGGGATGGAAGTTGTTATAATTGACAGTATTACTCATGAATGGAATGGAGCTGGAGGTTGTTTAGATATTCATGAGCAATTAGGGGGTAGATTTCAGGATTGGGCAAAAATTACTCCACGTCATCAAGCATTTATTGATGCTATTTTACAATCTAAGGTTCATGTAATTACTACAGTTAGAAGAAAAATTGATTATTCAATGGATGTGAATTCTAACGGTAGAACTAGTGTTGTTAAGCATGGAACTAAAGAAATTACGCGTGAAGGCTTTGAATACGAGTTAACAGCCAATTTTGAAATTGTAAACGATAATCATTTGGCAAGAGCCTCTAAAGACAGAACAGGACTATTTATGAATAAACCTGAGTTTGTGATCAATTCTTCAACTGGAAAAAGATTAATGAATTGGTGTAATGAAAGTACAGACTTAAAAACGGCACAAAAAGAAATTCTTAATTGTGAAACGGTGGAAGGGCTTAAGCATATCTATAAAAAGTATCCAAGTCTTCAATCAACAATTTTGGAAGACGTGTTAAAACGGAAATCAGAAATAGAAAACTTAAAAGAAGAGATAGTTGCTGTCGATGACATTACAGAACCACAAAATAACCTTGAAGATGATACAGAATCAGATTAA
- a CDS encoding HNH endonuclease codes for MGVKGFISVFIFSLCSVLQSQVNSKAQKELENNIELKNEFNDFFNLHIKQPEINEFGEIVYYQIDQINAVNYFDYNFDGKTDALVEFSSSASDGGTSYFLTAALFESDSVSYNYVGHLFPKQTMFVMFHNRCFYFGRDVENLFNELCYFEYYAFNLNNKKFIKLDENWISLKNFKNSIVKQDSIKNANTAPPTKKRKLRHRIDSSPIKSLPVLGEQYRAPIRGEQSSRGRGSVSQSVTSKRSSIDLPISFYESDSEKQEEILAKEMRESNVTKYPLSYVTLTIIILLGVYIIAVFVIKSELSASKAVDIKKGSIKKVVTNTKPVPKQIDIEYANSRASKYDFKLWKKEMIEGLDKSQTVSDLLILKECNDIFYGDLLMTFEWRFKRLKILLRDNYACQDCGDRSVKNHVHHNYYLKGKFPWEVKDDALETLCRTCHLKRHENQTIPVYTYSLVDGSLKEVSRERPACSRCDGIGYLPQYRYFHNGVCFKCYGNVISRSVFYKALDKIYMNSLDEYEFKKKSERYSADLFVKGLSDVELFRKVPNLDDYVINYTNYDSNEVEEEEDLPF; via the coding sequence GTGGGGGTTAAAGGGTTTATTTCTGTCTTTATTTTTTCATTATGTAGTGTTTTACAATCACAAGTAAATAGCAAAGCCCAGAAAGAATTAGAAAACAATATTGAGCTTAAAAATGAATTTAATGATTTCTTCAATCTTCATATTAAACAACCTGAAATTAATGAATTTGGAGAAATTGTTTATTACCAAATAGACCAGATTAACGCTGTAAATTATTTTGACTATAATTTTGATGGTAAAACTGATGCCTTAGTAGAGTTTTCGAGCTCTGCTTCAGATGGCGGTACGAGTTATTTTTTAACTGCGGCATTATTTGAGAGTGATTCAGTAAGTTATAACTATGTAGGTCATTTGTTTCCAAAACAAACTATGTTTGTTATGTTTCATAATAGATGTTTTTATTTTGGACGAGATGTTGAAAATCTTTTCAATGAATTGTGTTATTTTGAGTATTATGCATTTAACTTAAATAACAAAAAATTTATAAAATTGGATGAAAATTGGATTTCCCTAAAGAATTTTAAAAATTCAATAGTTAAACAAGATTCAATTAAAAATGCAAACACAGCCCCTCCTACAAAAAAGAGAAAGCTTAGACATAGAATAGACTCATCGCCTATCAAGTCTTTACCCGTATTGGGTGAACAATATCGTGCTCCTATAAGAGGTGAACAGTCTTCACGAGGAAGAGGAAGTGTTTCTCAAAGTGTAACTTCTAAAAGAAGTAGTATTGATTTACCAATTTCATTCTATGAATCCGATTCAGAAAAGCAGGAGGAAATATTGGCTAAGGAAATGCGTGAAAGTAATGTAACTAAGTATCCTCTTTCTTATGTTACACTAACTATTATAATTTTACTCGGTGTATATATTATTGCTGTATTTGTAATTAAATCAGAGTTGTCTGCGTCCAAAGCTGTTGATATAAAAAAAGGTTCAATTAAAAAAGTAGTTACCAATACGAAACCAGTACCTAAACAGATTGATATAGAATATGCTAATTCTCGTGCTTCTAAATACGATTTTAAATTATGGAAGAAAGAGATGATTGAGGGTTTGGATAAAAGTCAAACAGTTTCAGATTTATTGATTTTGAAAGAATGTAACGATATATTTTATGGAGACTTGTTAATGACTTTTGAGTGGCGGTTTAAAAGACTAAAAATTCTATTAAGAGATAATTACGCATGTCAAGATTGTGGAGATAGAAGTGTAAAAAATCATGTGCACCATAATTATTATTTAAAAGGTAAGTTTCCGTGGGAGGTTAAAGATGACGCGCTTGAAACTTTATGTCGTACCTGCCATTTAAAAAGACATGAGAATCAAACAATACCAGTTTATACTTATTCGTTGGTTGATGGAAGTTTAAAAGAAGTATCAAGAGAAAGGCCTGCTTGTTCTAGGTGTGACGGCATAGGGTATTTACCACAATATCGGTATTTCCATAATGGCGTGTGTTTTAAATGTTATGGTAATGTCATTAGCAGGAGTGTATTTTATAAAGCATTAGATAAAATCTATATGAATTCATTAGATGAGTACGAATTCAAGAAGAAGTCTGAAAGGTATTCAGCAGATTTATTTGTAAAAGGATTAAGTGATGTTGAACTATTTAGAAAGGTTCCAAATCTTGATGATTATGTTATAAATTATACTAATTATGACTCAAATGAAGTAGAAGAGGAGGAGGATTTGCCTTTTTAA
- a CDS encoding helix-turn-helix domain-containing protein produces the protein MTDTEKAYLQSIGRNISTIRRQKNLSQLDVCAIIEMEKPNLSAIENGRQNVTALTLKKIADAIEVKVADFFIFKA, from the coding sequence ATGACAGATACAGAAAAGGCATATCTACAATCAATTGGCAGAAACATTTCTACCATCAGAAGACAAAAAAATCTTAGTCAACTTGATGTCTGTGCTATAATAGAAATGGAAAAGCCCAACCTTTCCGCCATCGAAAATGGCAGGCAAAATGTAACTGCTTTAACTTTAAAAAAAATAGCAGATGCCATTGAGGTAAAAGTAGCCGACTTTTTTATTTTTAAAGCTTAA
- a CDS encoding site-specific integrase yields the protein MNSSKLHILFVISTSRIRKDKRASLICRITYLKDRKQFATGKFINPAYWHRKQQVVKRPQPDAELINTQLSLIKTKLSQAFLMLQVKEQSFTVEDVYLQYKGEKTQKDKGALDAFKRYLESLKKLIGIDIQRATWVKFDYSYKHVKDFIKYKYKRTDYPLNKLNLQFLADLEYYLKTEKSLGQATINKIIQRFRKPIRIAVAEGDLDKDPFMLYKAKRTKNSIVFLSPEELIKLENHVFSQPRLKLVKDLFVFCCYTGLAYTELMDLEPKNIVVGFDKNRWIKMNRKKTSKALSIPLLPKAETILDNYVSHEMKVFPRISNQKYNSYLKEIAAISGIEKNLTTHMARRTFASTVLLYNNVSMEIVSELLGHSSMKITQESYGKVVQKKISIEIEKLKGSG from the coding sequence ATGAACTCAAGTAAACTTCATATATTATTTGTTATATCGACCAGTAGAATAAGAAAAGATAAAAGAGCTTCTCTTATATGTAGAATTACCTATTTAAAGGATAGAAAACAATTTGCTACAGGTAAATTTATAAATCCAGCCTACTGGCATAGAAAACAACAAGTGGTTAAACGCCCTCAACCCGATGCAGAACTAATAAACACACAATTAAGCCTGATTAAGACAAAACTTAGTCAGGCTTTTTTAATGCTTCAAGTTAAGGAGCAAAGCTTTACTGTTGAGGATGTTTATCTTCAATATAAGGGAGAAAAAACACAAAAGGATAAAGGTGCATTAGATGCTTTTAAACGTTATTTAGAATCTCTAAAAAAGCTTATAGGAATAGATATTCAAAGAGCTACTTGGGTAAAGTTTGATTATTCCTATAAACATGTTAAAGATTTCATTAAATATAAATATAAGCGCACAGATTACCCTCTAAATAAATTAAACCTTCAATTTTTAGCGGATTTAGAGTACTATTTAAAAACAGAAAAGAGTTTAGGGCAAGCTACTATAAATAAGATAATACAGCGCTTTAGAAAGCCTATTAGAATAGCTGTTGCTGAGGGTGATTTAGATAAAGATCCTTTTATGTTGTATAAAGCCAAAAGAACAAAAAACAGCATAGTCTTTTTGTCGCCTGAAGAACTTATTAAGTTAGAAAATCATGTGTTTTCACAACCTCGGCTAAAACTAGTAAAGGACTTGTTTGTTTTCTGTTGTTACACAGGATTGGCTTATACTGAATTAATGGATTTAGAACCTAAAAATATCGTTGTTGGTTTTGATAAAAACAGATGGATTAAAATGAATAGAAAGAAAACATCTAAAGCATTATCAATTCCTTTACTTCCTAAAGCTGAAACTATTTTAGATAATTATGTTAGCCATGAAATGAAGGTTTTTCCTAGAATTAGTAATCAAAAATATAATTCTTATTTAAAGGAAATAGCTGCCATTTCTGGAATAGAAAAGAACCTTACAACGCATATGGCTAGACGTACATTTGCATCGACAGTTTTGCTTTATAATAATGTGTCTATGGAAATTGTTAGTGAATTATTAGGTCATTCCAGTATGAAAATAACCCAAGAAAGTTATGGTAAGGTAGTGCAGAAGAAAATTAGTATTGAGATAGAAAAGTTAAAGGGAAGCGGTTAG
- the mce gene encoding methylmalonyl-CoA epimerase has protein sequence MKKIEHVGIAVKSLEDSNDLFSKLLGKPHYKTEMVTSEGVNTSFFQVGENKIELLEATRNDSPIAKFIDKKGEGVHHIAFDVDDIYAEVERLKKEGFSILNETPKRGADNKLVVFLHPKSSNGVLIELCQEIKE, from the coding sequence ATGAAGAAAATTGAACATGTCGGTATTGCTGTTAAAAGTCTAGAAGATTCCAACGATTTATTCTCAAAGTTGTTGGGAAAACCGCATTATAAAACTGAAATGGTAACTAGTGAAGGTGTAAACACGTCTTTTTTTCAAGTTGGTGAAAATAAAATTGAACTGCTCGAAGCCACCCGAAACGATAGTCCCATTGCAAAGTTTATTGATAAAAAAGGGGAGGGTGTGCATCATATTGCTTTTGATGTAGATGACATTTATGCTGAGGTTGAGCGGCTTAAAAAGGAAGGTTTCAGTATTCTTAATGAAACGCCTAAAAGAGGTGCCGATAATAAGCTGGTGGTCTTTTTACATCCAAAATCTTCTAACGGCGTATTAATTGAGTTATGCCAAGAGATAAAGGAATAA
- the rbfA gene encoding 30S ribosome-binding factor RbfA — protein sequence MEEESQRQKKIGTVLQTDLADVLQKAATQGGMRGVLISVSKVKVTVDLSVAKVYLSIFPNDKAKTLLEGIKSNTPLIRHELAQRTRNQLRRMPHLEFFIDDSLEYIDKIEKSLKGDENPIKDPSMLDSRKKS from the coding sequence GTGGAAGAAGAAAGTCAAAGACAAAAAAAGATAGGAACGGTTTTACAAACCGATTTAGCCGATGTGCTACAAAAAGCAGCCACTCAAGGCGGCATGCGTGGTGTATTAATCTCTGTTTCTAAAGTTAAAGTCACCGTAGATTTATCGGTAGCCAAAGTATATTTAAGCATTTTTCCTAACGACAAAGCTAAAACCCTACTTGAAGGTATAAAATCCAACACCCCATTAATTCGTCATGAATTGGCACAACGCACACGAAATCAACTGCGTCGCATGCCTCATTTAGAATTTTTCATAGACGATTCACTAGAATACATCGATAAAATTGAAAAATCACTTAAAGGTGACGAGAATCCTATCAAAGATCCTTCGATGTTAGACTCTAGAAAAAAATCATAA
- a CDS encoding ABC transporter permease, with protein sequence MNVSLYIAKRYLRSKSTNNAINFITYIAIAGVILGAGSLFIVLSGFSGLKDFTLQFTSIVDPDLKAEAATGKSFILTPENIESLNKIDAIASYSKTIEERIIIESQDKNALAVVKGVDENFQKVVSIDSVIDHGNWLDQNSNQIVVGWGISNDLSLGVLNFTKNINLYVPKPGKGAITSAKTAFNTVKVINVGVFFINESLNETYVFSSLALARKLLNYKPNQISTIEFKLKAGADVEQTRLQIQNSLGDKVILKNRTQLNDSLYKMLNTENLVVYLIFTLVLIIAFFNVIGSLIMMMLDKKQSLSTLFNIGVTIKDIRQIFFLQGSLMSIIGGIIGILIAFGVTLLQQKFSLVMITPTLAYPIAIEVENFFIVFFTISILGVIASKIASVRITESLVNK encoded by the coding sequence ATGAATGTTTCATTATATATCGCAAAGCGCTATTTACGCTCCAAAAGCACCAATAATGCCATCAATTTCATTACCTATATCGCTATTGCAGGGGTTATTTTAGGTGCTGGCTCACTATTTATTGTGCTTTCTGGTTTCTCGGGCTTAAAAGATTTTACGCTTCAGTTTACGAGTATAGTCGACCCCGATCTTAAAGCCGAAGCTGCCACAGGAAAATCATTCATTCTTACCCCAGAAAATATTGAGAGTCTTAATAAAATTGATGCCATCGCATCCTATTCAAAAACCATTGAAGAGCGCATCATCATTGAATCTCAAGACAAAAATGCTTTAGCCGTTGTTAAAGGTGTCGACGAAAATTTTCAGAAAGTTGTTAGTATCGATTCGGTTATCGACCATGGGAATTGGTTAGACCAAAACAGCAATCAAATTGTTGTAGGTTGGGGTATTTCAAACGATTTATCATTAGGCGTTTTAAACTTCACAAAAAACATCAATCTATATGTTCCTAAACCAGGAAAAGGTGCTATAACTTCTGCTAAAACAGCATTTAATACCGTAAAAGTTATTAATGTTGGTGTGTTTTTTATCAATGAAAGCCTCAATGAAACCTATGTCTTTTCATCGCTCGCTTTGGCCAGAAAACTTTTAAACTACAAACCCAATCAAATTTCAACCATCGAGTTTAAACTTAAAGCTGGTGCCGATGTGGAACAAACCCGCTTACAAATTCAAAACAGTTTAGGCGATAAAGTCATTTTAAAAAACCGCACCCAGTTAAACGACTCGTTGTATAAAATGCTAAATACCGAAAATTTAGTAGTGTATTTAATATTTACATTGGTTTTAATTATTGCCTTTTTTAATGTGATTGGCTCCTTAATCATGATGATGTTAGATAAAAAACAAAGCCTTTCTACACTTTTCAATATCGGTGTGACCATAAAAGATATCCGACAAATCTTTTTCCTCCAAGGCAGTTTAATGAGTATTATTGGCGGAATTATTGGTATCCTCATCGCTTTTGGCGTGACCCTTTTACAGCAAAAATTCAGCTTGGTCATGATTACTCCAACCCTGGCCTACCCAATTGCCATAGAGGTTGAAAACTTTTTTATTGTGTTTTTTACCATTTCCATTTTAGGTGTTATCGCCTCAAAAATCGCCTCGGTACGCATCACTGAGTCCTTGGTAAATAAATAG